TCAGATCGGACATGACGGGTCAGCGCGGCAGCGTGTGGACGGCGGGTGAGCGTCAGCGTAACCCGCCATATTAGGAACGTTACGCGGCGGGTCACGGCTTCGCACAACCCGCCCTACGAGAACAAATTGTGGAGGAGCCCAATGCCTGCTGCCTATTTCGTCGTCCGCGCCACCGTCACCGATGCCGCCAGGCGACCAGCCTTCGATGCGTGGTACTCGCGCGAGCATCTGCCTGACGCGATGAAATCGTTCGGCGCGCAGCGCGCGTGGCGATGCTGGAGCCTGAGCGATCCGTCGCTGCATCAGGCGACGTATCAGTTCGCCGACCAGGCGGCACTCGAACGCGCGGTCAACAGCGATCACATGAAGCGGCTGGTCGCCGATTTCAATCGCGACTGGCCGGACGTGACGCGCACGCGCGATCTGTTGCTGCTCGCCGAAGAGGCGATGGCGACATGATGGTTGTATGACGTGATGCTGCGGTCGAAAGACAAGCATCGCAAAAGAAAAACCCCGCACGAGACGGGGCTTTGTTGATCGTATCGTGCCGCGATCAGATCGGGCGGCAGCGGCCGTAGCGCCAGGCGAAGCCCCGTGGGCAAATGCGCCCGCGCGGCGCCACCACAACCGGCGGCCGAACAACGACTGGGCCCGGAGCGACCACGACAGGGCCGCGGTTCCTGACGCAGCCGCCATAGGGTCCGCGATGCCAGCCGGGGCCGCATCCACCCGCTGCTTCAGCGGCGCTCATTCCGGCGAACGCGGTCGTGACCAAAATTGCTGCTGCAAAAAGATACTTCATGTCTGCTCCTTCGATATGAGCCGCGGCTAGCGGCACCGCAACAATCATCCACTCCCGATTCGCCCGGCCGGATCATTACAGAAGCCGTGCCTTCCGTCGCCGACCGTAACGTCTCGGGCTGAATGCGACATGAACATTGCAGCTTGGGGCTGCGTCAGTGCGCCGCAAGGAAACCCAGCAACAATTCGTCATACTTCGCGCGCGCTTCGAGGAACACCAGATGCCCGGTGTTCGGAATCACCTCGGCGCGCGCGTTTTGCATCTTCGCCGCCAGCTCCTTGGCGAGATCGGCGTTGTGGCCCATCTTCGGCCGCAGCGCTTCCGGTGCGTTCGGCCGGCCCGGTGCGTTGTGATCGTCGGCGCCCATGATGAACAGCGTCGGCTGCGTGATCAGCGGGATCTCGTGCACGACGGGCTCGCGATAGATCATCTGCCCCGAAGCGACGAAGGCGTGCAGCCAGCGCGGATATTCGGCGCTGCCTTTGATGTTGAAGCGCGCGTCGATGAACGGCGTCACCTGGTCCGGTGGCAGCTTCAGCGCATAATTGGTCTCAAGCTGCTTGCGATAACCGTCCGCAGTCAGCTTGTCCTCGTGCTCGAGGATCTTTTCGGTCGGCGTCGGCGGCACATAGAGGCGGTAGTCTTCAAGTCCGATCGGCGCGGTCAACACCAGATGATTGACGCGATCGGGATAGGCGCGGGCGATGCGGACGGCCACCATGCCGCCCATCGAATGCGCGACGACATTGGCCTTCGGGATCTGCAGATGATCGAGCAGGGTGACGGTGTTGCGCGCGAGGTTGTCGAAATGCAGATCGCCCTCGGGCTTCGACGATTTGCCGAAGCCGACCTGGTCCGGCACCACGACGCGATAGCCGGCATCGGTCAGCGTCTTGATGACGGGCGCCCAGTAGCTCGAGGGGAAGTTGCGGCCGTGCAGCAGCACCACGGCGCGTCCGTTCGGCTGTGCCGGTGCCACGTCCATATAGGCCATCCGCAGTTGCTCGCCGTCATTGACCAGCGGCAGCATGTGAACGGGATAGGGATAGGGGAAGCCTTCGAGCCCGATGCCATAGGGTTCGCGCTCGGCGGCGGAGGCGTGCGCAAGGGGCAAGGCGAGCACGGCGCCGAACAGCGCCGCGGCGAAGGAACGATAGTTCATTGAAGGCTCCGGAAAGCGATGTCACGCGTTCGTGCGCGCCAGCCTGGCGCTGGGTCGAACGCGCGCCGTTATTCGCCCGCCCCGAACAGCGCGGCAAATCGCTTTTCGCCGTTTCGCGAAAAATTGACCACGCGGCTGCCCGGCGTGGCATCGCGCGCGGCCCATTTCAGTTCCGTGAAACGGTCCATCATGGCTGCACCCAAGGTCCCTGCGAGATGATGTCGTCGCTCGCTCCAGTCGAGGCAGGCCTTGCACACGGGACGGCGCGGATGCGTGAGCGCGTCGGCGTCGATCTGCAGCTCCTCGGCCATGAAGCGCTTGCCTTCGCCGGTGAGCTCGATCGCCTGCTTGGTCTGGCGGATCAGCTTCTGCCGCTTCATGCTGTCGAGCATCTGCACGCCGAGATCGCCCGCGAGATGGTCGTAGCAGATGCGTGCACGGCGCAGCGCCGGATCCTTCGGCCCGGTGCGCACGCGCATATGGCCGGCGCGGGCGGCGATGCCCTGCAGGCCTTCGAGCACATCGGCGACGTCCGGGTCGGTGAGGCGGTAGTAGCGGTGGCGGCCCTGCTTTTCCGGCTCGACCAACCCGCCGGCCTCGAGCTTCGCCAGATGCGAGCTCGCTGTCTGCGGCGTAATGCCGGCCTCCTGCGCAAGCTCGCTCGCGGTCAGGGCGCGGCCGGTCATCAGCGCGGTGAGCATGTTGCAGCGCGCGGGATCGCCGACGAGGGCAGCGATCCTGGAGATGTCGGGTCCTGCTTTCATAGTTCGATACTAGCCGAAGCATCGGCGTCGGACAAGCGGCTAGTCTCCTTGCAATGACCGGGACAATCAGGAGGCCATCACATGACCGTCACCGTCTTCATCCGCTACCAGCTCGATCCGTTCAAGCGTGCGATGTTCGAGGAGTATTCGCGGAACTGGCTCTCGATCATCCCGCGCTGCGGCGGCGATCTGATCGGCTACTGGATGCCGCACGAGGGCACCAACAACATCGCGTTTGCGCTGATCTCGTTCGAGAATCTCGCCGCCTATGAGGCCTATCGGGCGCGGCTGCGCACCGACAAGGAGGGGGTGGCGAACTTCAACTTCGCGGAAGAAAACAGGTTCATCCTGGCGGAGGAGCGGACCTTTCTGCGCAAGGTCGCGCTATAGTGCGTCCATCACAATAAGAGCGGAGCCATCCATGATCGCCGTGATCTTCGAAGTCTGGCCGAAGCCGGAGCATCGGCAGCAATATTTCGACCTGGCCGCCGAATTGAAGCCGATCCTGCAGGAGATCGACGGCTTCATCTCTGTCGAGCGGTTCGAGAGCATCACCGAGAAGGGCAAGTTCGTGTCGCTGTCGTTCTTCCGCGACGAGGCGGCGGTCGAGGCCTGGCGCAACACGGTCGAGCATCGCCGCACCCAGGCCAAGGGCCGCGCCCGGATCTTCGAGAATTATCGCCTGCGCGTCGCCAGCGTGATCAGGGACTACGGCATGAACGAGCGCGAGCAGGCGCCGAAGGATAGCCGCGCGGTCCACGAGGCACGCTAGCATTACAGTTGTAATTTTTGCTTGAGATGCGCTTTGCGCGCGTTGGCTTGATGAGCCCTGCGCCAGGATGACCATGCGAGGATGTGGGCATGCGGGATGCGCCGCTGGGCGAGCTTCATGGCGATGCGGCGGATTTCCGGGATCGACCAGCGGATCAAGAACGATGCTTCGGTCGGGGCCGCGGTCGCGTTTTTTTAAGCAATGCTCCGGTGTTGGCCCGATGACGGATGACGGCCATCGTGGCGAAGGCAAGCATGACCAGTGAGACATGGCGATGCCAGCCATGCCAGGAGCGGGTTTCGTTGTGATCAAGACCGAGCTCGTTCTTGGCGGTTTCGAAGCTGTCTTCGATGGCCCAGCGATGGCCTTCCACGGATACCAGCTTCTGCATGGACGTGCCCTTGGGGCACCATGTGGAGAAGAAGGCTAAGCTGTTGTCGGCAATATTGCGGCGGATCAGAAGACCTCGGGTCCATTCCCCGGCAAGGTCGTCGTTGTATTCGCCGGCGTCGAGATCGGCCAGCTCAAGATAGGCCCAGTCGTGCCAGCGCGGACCTTTGGTTCCTTCGCCGGACGGCAGGCGGCGCCAGGCCTTCTTGGGAAGGCTCTGCGCGATCGTAGAGGCAGTGCCGGCGACAGGCTGCTGCTTGCCCCAGGAATAGAACACGTGATTGGAAGCAACCCCCAGAACATAGCCTTTGCCCGCCTTGCGCAGCAGGGTTTCGATCGCTCCCGTGCCATACACGCTGTCCGCTGCTACGAACGAGAACGGCACCTTTGCGGCGATCGCGCGAGCGATCATTTGATGCGCGATCCGGGGCTTCGTCGCAAAGCTCACATCGCTCGGGACATGTGCGGCCTTCAGGCGAGCGGGTTCGTCCGTCCATTCCTTTGGCAGGTAGAGCGCCCGATCGATGAAGGCATGGCCATGCCGCGACACATAGGAGGCAAACACTCCGATCTGGCAATTGGTGATCTTGCCCGCCGAGCCAGTGTACTGGCGCGCGACCCCACACGAGGCCTTGCCCTGTTTCAAAAAGCCGGTCTCATCGATGACCAGAACCGCGTCCTCGTCACCCAGCGTTTCCAGCGCGTACTCACGTACAATATCGCGCAGCGCGTCGGCATCCCACTGCCCCCGACCCAGAATCGCCTGCTGGCGCCACGGGCCTGGATCGCCAGCCGCTTCCGCCCGCATCCAACCCGTCTTGCGCGGCTCGTTGCCCAACAGTCCGTCGAGAAATTGCCCCGCCGAGGCCGCGACCCGCTCTTGCGTAAACAGCGGACGGATGCGTTGCTTGGCATCTCGCAACGACGAAGCCCACAGCGTCAGCGTATCCTCAACCGACGCGCCACCAATCATCAGATCCCGAATCATGGTCGCCCATAGATTCAGAACCTTCAGGAAGATGCAACTGTAATGCTAGGCAGTGTGGACACTTATCGCATCCATAGGACGATGGCGGCGAGAGTGACGACGGCTCGGTAATTTCGGGCGGTTTTTTCGAAGCGGGTAGCGACGCGACGGAACTGCTTGAGTTTGGAGAAGCAGCATTCCACGAGATGGCGCTGGGCATAGAGATGCTTGTCGAGCGGATATTTGAGCGCGCGTGACGGGTTGTTGGGGATCACGGCGAGCGCCTTTTTGGCGGCGATGTCTTGGCGCAAATGGTCGGCGTCATAGGCTGTGTCGGCGATGACGACCTCGGCGGGCAGTCCCTCGATCAATGCGGCGGCTTGCGGTGCATCGCCCTTCTGGCCTGCGGTGAGCGTGAACCGGACAGGACATCCAAGACCGCGAACGGCCATATGGATCTTCGTGCTCAGGCCGCCGCGCGAGCGGCCAAGCGCCTGATCTTCAGGCCCCCTTTTTTCGCCCCAGCGGCGTGCTGATGCGCCCGGACGATGGTGGAATCGACGATTAGATATTCGAAGTCTGGGTCGTCGGACATCGCCTCGAAGATCCGCCACCAAACACCCTTGGTGCTCCATCGGCTGAAGCGCCGGAACACGCTGTTCCAGTCCCCGAACACCTCCGGAAGATCACGCCAGGGAGAGCCGGTCCGCACGATCCAAAGCACACCTTCCACGAACATCCGGTTGTCTCGCCCGGTCGAGCCCTTCTGGTCGGGCCGGCCGATGATCAGCGGCGCCATGCGCTCCCAGGCCGCGTCGCTCAACACCAAACGATCCATCACACCCAAGACTGCCTCCCCAAAAGCAGCCTTGAATCTGATTTGCTCTCAAAAGGGAATCCTTAGAGTCCACACTGCCTAGCATTACAGTTGCATCTTCCTGAAGGTTCTGAATCTATGGGCGACCATGATTCGGGATCTGATGATTGGTGGCGCGTCGGTTGAGGATACGCTGACGCTGTGGGCTTCGTCGTTGCGAGATGCCAAGCAACGCATCCGTCCGCTGTTTACGCAAGAGCGGGTCGCGGCCTCGGCGGGGCAATTTCTCGACGGACTGTTGGGCAACGAGCCGCGCAAGACGGGTTGGATGCGGGCGGAAGCGGCTGGCGATCCAGGCCCGTGGCGCCAGCAGGCGATTCTGGGTCGGGGGCAGTGGGATGCCGACGCGCTGCGCGATATTGTACGTGAGTACGCGCTGGAAACGCTGGGTGACGAGGACGCGGTTCTGGTCATCGATGAGACCGGCTTTTTGAAACAGGGCAAGGCCTCGTGTGGGGTCGCGCGCCAGTACACTGGCTCGGCGGGCAAGATCACCAATTGCCAGATCGGAGTGTTTGCCTCCTATGTGTCGCGGCATGGCCATGCCTTCATCGATCGGGCGCTCTACCTGCCAAAGGAATGGACGGACGAACCCGCTCGCCTGAAGGCCGCACATGTCCCGAGCGATGTGAGCTTTGCGACGAAGCCCCGGATCGCGCATCAAATGATCGCTCGCGCGATCGCCGCAAAGGTGCCGTTCTCGTTCGTAGCAGCGGACAGCGTGTATGGCACGGGAGCGATCGAAACCCTGCTGCGCAAGGCGGGCAAAGGCTATGTTCTGGGGGTTGCTTCCAATCACGTGTTCTATTCCTGGGGCAAGCAGCAGCCTGTCGCCGGCACTGCCTCTACGATCGCGCAGAGCCTTCCCAAGAAGGCCTGGCGCCGCCTGCCGTCCGGCGAAGGAACCAAAGGTCCGCGCTGGCACGACTGGGCCTATCTTGAGCTGGCCGATCTCGACGCCGGCGAATACAACGACGACCTTGCCGGGGAATGGACCCGAGGTCTTCTGATCCGCCGCAATATTGCCGACAACAGCTTAGCCTTCTTCTCCACATGGTGCCCCAAGGGCACGTCCATGCAGAAGCTGGTATCCGTGGAAGGCCATCGCTGGGCCATCGAAGACAGCTTCGAAACCGCCAAGAACGAGCTCGGTCTTGATCACAACGAAACCCGCTCCTGGCATGGCTGGCATCGCCATGTCTCACTGGTCATGCTTGCCTTCGCCACGATGGCCGTCATCCGTCATCGGGCCAACACCGGAGCATTGCTTAAAAAAACGCGACCGCGGCCCCGACCGAAGCATCGTTCTTGATCCGCTGGTCGATCCCGGAAATCCGCCGCATCGCCATGAAGCTCGCCCAGCGGCGCATCCCGCATGCCCACATCCTCGCATGGTCATCCTGGCGCAGGGCTCATCAAGCCAACGCGCGCAAAGCGCATCTCAAGCAAAAATTACAACTGTAATGCTAGAGCGCCGTCAGGCGAGGTGCGTGCGGTTCGCGAAGGCAACGCGCCGCAACAACATCGAGAGCTTCGATTCTCGCTCAGTCAGAACCGAAGCTCTGGCGCGCAGAAGCGCGCGTGCCTATCTCTGCGCGGCCAACCAGGCTCAGGGAGAAAACGATGCTGACAACTGCTGACAAACGCGCCGCCTTCAAGAAGTTGCATGAGAGCGGATGCTTCATCATTCCGAACCCGTTCGATGTCGGCAGCGCCAAGGCATTGCAGCATCTCGGCTTCAAGGCGCTGGCCTCGACCAGCGCCGGCTTTGCCTGGACCATCGGCAAGGCCGACAACCGCGTCACCGTCGATGACGTCTGCAACCATCTGACCGCGGTGTGCGCGGCCGTCGATATTCCCGTCAATGCGGACTATGAGGGCGGCTTTGCGGTGGAGCCCGACAAGGTCGCGGTCAACGTCGCGCGCGGCGTGAAGACCGGCGTCGCCGGGCTGTCGATCGAGGACTCCACTGGAGACGCAGCCAAGCCGCTGTTCGACTTTGAGCTCGCGGTGGAGCGCATCA
The DNA window shown above is from Bradyrhizobium sp. ISRA464 and carries:
- a CDS encoding alpha/beta hydrolase, whose product is MNYRSFAAALFGAVLALPLAHASAAEREPYGIGLEGFPYPYPVHMLPLVNDGEQLRMAYMDVAPAQPNGRAVVLLHGRNFPSSYWAPVIKTLTDAGYRVVVPDQVGFGKSSKPEGDLHFDNLARNTVTLLDHLQIPKANVVAHSMGGMVAVRIARAYPDRVNHLVLTAPIGLEDYRLYVPPTPTEKILEHEDKLTADGYRKQLETNYALKLPPDQVTPFIDARFNIKGSAEYPRWLHAFVASGQMIYREPVVHEIPLITQPTLFIMGADDHNAPGRPNAPEALRPKMGHNADLAKELAAKMQNARAEVIPNTGHLVFLEARAKYDELLLGFLAAH
- a CDS encoding IS5 family transposase (programmed frameshift), with translation MGVMDRLVLSDAAWERMAPLIIGRPDQKGSTGRDNRMFVEGVLWIVRTGSPWRDLPEVFGDWNSVFRRFSRWSTKGVWWRIFEAMSDDPDFEYLIVDSTIVRAHQHAAGAKKGGEDQALGRSRGGLSTKIHMAVRGLGCPVRFTLTAGQKGDAPQAAALIEGLPAEVVIADTAYDADHLRQDIAAKKALAVIPNNPSRALKYPLDKHLYAQRHLVECCFSKLKQFRRVATRFEKTARNYRAVVTLAAIVLWMR
- a CDS encoding antibiotic biosynthesis monooxygenase — its product is MIAVIFEVWPKPEHRQQYFDLAAELKPILQEIDGFISVERFESITEKGKFVSLSFFRDEAAVEAWRNTVEHRRTQAKGRARIFENYRLRVASVIRDYGMNEREQAPKDSRAVHEAR
- a CDS encoding IS701 family transposase, coding for MIRDLMIGGASVEDTLTLWASSLRDAKQRIRPLFTQERVAASAGQFLDGLLGNEPRKTGWMRAEAAGDPGPWRQQAILGRGQWDADALRDIVREYALETLGDEDAVLVIDETGFLKQGKASCGVARQYTGSAGKITNCQIGVFASYVSRHGHAFIDRALYLPKEWTDEPARLKAAHVPSDVSFATKPRIAHQMIARAIAAKVPFSFVAADSVYGTGAIETLLRKAGKGYVLGVASNHVFYSWGKQQPVAGTASTIAQSLPKKAWRRLPSGEGTKGPRWHDWAYLELADLDAGEYNDDLAGEWTRGLLIRRNIADNSLAFFSTWCPKGTSMQKLVSVEGHRWAIEDSFETAKNELGLDHNETRSWHGWHRHVSLVMLAFATMAVIRHRANTGALLKKTRPRPRPKHRS
- a CDS encoding metalloregulator ArsR/SmtB family transcription factor; amino-acid sequence: MKAGPDISRIAALVGDPARCNMLTALMTGRALTASELAQEAGITPQTASSHLAKLEAGGLVEPEKQGRHRYYRLTDPDVADVLEGLQGIAARAGHMRVRTGPKDPALRRARICYDHLAGDLGVQMLDSMKRQKLIRQTKQAIELTGEGKRFMAEELQIDADALTHPRRPVCKACLDWSERRHHLAGTLGAAMMDRFTELKWAARDATPGSRVVNFSRNGEKRFAALFGAGE
- a CDS encoding NIPSNAP family protein; the protein is MTVTVFIRYQLDPFKRAMFEEYSRNWLSIIPRCGGDLIGYWMPHEGTNNIAFALISFENLAAYEAYRARLRTDKEGVANFNFAEENRFILAEERTFLRKVAL